The sequence TCCAAATTCCATATTACAAATTTAAAATTGATCGAAAGGCTCCGAGATCTGGAATCTGGAATCGCTAGTCCTCAAACGGCAACTTATGTTTGCGCGCCGAATTGCACGCCTTGCAGCTCGGCACTAAATTCCCCTTGGTCGACTTGCCGCCGCGGACGACGGGAACCAGATGATCCATGGTCAACTGCGCCGGCGCGAACTTGCCGCCGCAGTGATGGCAAATCCCCGTCGCGCGCGTGCGCTTCCACCATTGGCTGGCGCGCAGCTCACGCGCCTTTTGCCGCTCGCGGCTGATTTGCTCCTCGGAAACTTCGACCAAAAACGGCAACGGTTCCATTTTCTCTCGTCTCTGTCTCTACTTGTACCACCGTTTGAGATTCTTCAGATAAATCCCGAAGCCCAGGGCGACGATGAAATACAAAGCGCTACGCCACACCGCCCAGCTGTCGCCGGCGCTCGAATAGTTGCGATACTCCCAGCCGGCGAAAAAAACGAAGAAGAGCACTGCGCTGGTGATGAGAATCTTGTGTGCGGTCAAAAGTTTCATCGTCGTTGGCTTCAATCAATCACAGGCGACGCGGCCAGTGCAAGCCGAAGGCGCGGCAAATCGTTGCCAGCCGACAAGTTCATGGTATAGGATTGCGATTATATTCTCAGGAGAACGAAGCATGAACAAACAAACCGTGGCCACCGACAAAGCGCCCAAAGCCATCGGCCCCTATGAGCAAGCGATCAAGATCGGCGATTTCGTCTACGCCTCTGGACAAATTCCCCTCGATCCCAAAACCGGTAACCTGATCGCCGGCGCCATCGCCGAACAAACCCGCCAGGTAATGGAAAATCTCAAAGCGGTCGTCGAAGCCGCCGGCTCGTCCCTCGATCGCGTCGTCAAAGCCACGGTGTTTTTAAAAAACATCGCCGACTTCGCGGCGATGAACGAAGTCTACGCCGAATATCTAGGCCAAGCGAAACCGGCGCGCTCGACGGTCGCCGTCGCAGACCTGCCGCGCGGCGCGCTGGTGGAGATCGATCTTATCGCCACATTGTAAGTAACCTGCGACTAGTTTCGCCTCCTGGGCTCGTTGAATAAGTTCAGCCATCCGAATCTTTCCTCCCTTTGGAAAAGGGAGGTTAGGAGGGATTTTTCCGGCGACGCAAAGACAAATCCCCCTTTCGTCCCCCTTTTTCAAAGGGGGATTCGATTACGGTCGCTATTAAAGACGAAAATCGAATTGGTCAGGAAAATAAAATCTACACCCCTATCACCAATCGCAACAAACTCTGCAGTACCAACTTGCCGACCGCGCTGAGGCTTTTCTCAACCAAGTCGTCAGCCTCGGCCTCGCCGTGGGGAAAAGCATAGATGCCTCGCGTACCGGTGACGATCCACGACTTCGGATTCTGATAAACGCTCGGCAACTTGGCGACGATCCCAGCCGGACCGAGCTTCTGCGCCCTGGTTTGTTTCTGAAATTCTTTGTAGCGGCGAAACTGGCCGCGGTTTAGCCAGATGCCGTCGCACCGATGGCAGCGCTGCAATTGAATCTCCTTCGGCAAGATCGGCTCGGCGAAAACATGCAGCGCCGCCGTGCAGCGCGGGCAATAAAGCGGCTTGTGCGTCAGCGCGGTCGAATCGTGCAACAATTCTTGATTTAACGGATCGATTCTCGCCGCCTCATCGGGGTCGACGGGAAACAGCTCCCACTTATCGCACCAGATGCCGCCGCAGGTGGAGCACTGATCGAGAACGATCAGCTGACCGGGATTGGCCCGCACCGTGACCTCGTTCATCGTGCGTTTACATTGTGGGCAACGGATCATGTGAAATCACTTCGGCGCATGCAATCGTTGAACGGATGAATGTGCAACACCGGCCATTTGATAGAGCAGTTGGATCCGGCGCTCGATCGGCGGATGGGTCGCCAAAAGATCGGCCAGGCCGCCATCTCGTTCGTCGACATTGCGGCGCAGCGGATTGGCGATGAATAAATGTGCCGTGCCGCGGGTCGCTTTGTGAAACGGCATCGCCGCGTCGCGGATTTTTTCCAGCGCGTGGGCCAGGCCGAGCGGATTGCGGGTAAATTCAACAGCGCAAGCATCGGCCAAATATTCGCGCTGGCGCGACACCGCCATCGCCATCAAGCGTGAGATCAGCGGCGATAGCGCCACGAGTATCAACGCCGGGAAAGCCAGCCAAGAACTGCCGCTGCTCGACCGACGCGAATAACGCGAGCTAAACGCCGAGCGCTGCGCCCAGTCGGCGAGCAGCGCGATGCCGCCCAAAAGAATGCTCACCAACACCATCACCATCGTGTCGTGATTGCGGATATGCGCCATCTCGTGCGCCACCACACCTTGGGTTTCCTCGCGATCGAGCAGCGCCAACAATCCGGTGGTGACGCAGAGCGCCGACGATTTTTCATCTTTGCCGGTGGCGAAAGCGTTGGGCGCGGGATCGTAGGTGACGTATATTTTTGGCATCGGACAGCCCGACGCCAGCGCCATTTCCGTGACCAAGTTGTGGAGTTCGCGGTGCTCGGGAATTTTGCCGTCCAACGGTTCGGCGCCCACCGAGGCGAGCACCCAATCGGCGCCATACTAAAATCCCGAGAGCGTCATGATCGTCGAGAAGCCCAGCGCCGACAAGGTCGCGATCGGCAGCGGCGC is a genomic window of Deltaproteobacteria bacterium containing:
- a CDS encoding HNH endonuclease — translated: MEPLPFLVEVSEEQISRERQKARELRASQWWKRTRATGICHHCGGKFAPAQLTMDHLVPVVRGGKSTKGNLVPSCKACNSARKHKLPFED
- a CDS encoding RidA family protein codes for the protein MNKQTVATDKAPKAIGPYEQAIKIGDFVYASGQIPLDPKTGNLIAGAIAEQTRQVMENLKAVVEAAGSSLDRVVKATVFLKNIADFAAMNEVYAEYLGQAKPARSTVAVADLPRGALVEIDLIATL